The segment TCAGGAAGGTTCTTACGCAAAATCGGCATTATGGCGTTTAGCTGATAGACCCTATACGGCATTTCAAGAGCGAAACGCCTTGTCAATGAAGATTCTTCTATGCCTCTCAATGACTTAGCAGCATGTTCAGCGGACATGAGAAACGATTTGAGAAAAATGTCTTCATCAACGATTGCTTCACTTGTCTCATAAGGGAGTCTCGCTTTCAGCGTCTCCAGGAAATCTCGATAGATGCTTCGCGCTTCATTTAAACTCCATTTGCGAATATAAAACGAAATGGCGCAGCAGTATAAGAGCGCACTGATCCACTCGTCCGCAATATGATAGGGCAAGATATGTATTCCGTAGCCGTAAGCTGGTGTCATCAGAATTTGCTCGATATCGACTTCTGTCCATCGGCCGACTATAGACGAGTCTGTTTGCCGACCGATAAGAGGGCCTTCACCGCTTAGGTTGATTCTCCTGGCACCTTCAAGAAGCAGTTCCCATTCGTGTTCACGGGGATTGAAGAATGGCGCTATGATTCTTTTGCCCCTCGTGGAATTGAGCAGAAATGAGGTTGTGATTATCTGGTGCTTGAAAAGAGCGGGTTCTTCCTGCTCGATCCAAGCTTCTGCAAATTGTTGAAGAGAAAGTAGGCATTCGTTTTTCCCAGGGTAAGTTTCTCCCGCCGTCATTATAAGCAATGCGAATTCCTCTTCATCGTCGTACATTTGAAGATAACTTGCTTTCGACCACGGCGTTACGATACTCGCTATCGGCGCGCACAAATCAAGAAACTCTTCGAAGCTTTTGCCATAAAGAACCTCAAGAGTCGTTGGCTCAAATAACGAGCCATCGTCAGGATCGCCGCAGATTACCGAGTTCATCGAGAAGCCATAAGACCTTTCGAGAAGAACATTCCTGAACACATCAACGTCTTTTTCATGCCCGAAGAATCCGTATACCTCGGAAAAACTGACACCCTCTTTCGTTGCAATTGAAGACTGCTCGTCGCGCAGTTCGGCGATGCGTTCAATAAAATTTAATGGGTGCTGCATAGTATCTTTCGAGACAAACTGGAACTTCTCTCCGTCGTCAAGTACTGCAAGGTATAAAAATTCCACGATGATCCCATCTCGAAATAGTAACGCTTTGTCAATTTCTCTAATAAATCTAGCAAAAGGGTGCCTAAATCATATTGTCCGTATTGATAATAGTTATCTTTTTCAATATGCGAAAGACTAGCAAGCTATCTACGCTTTTGCAGCTTCCTCCTCGTCCAACAGCTGGCGCGCGAAAGCTATGGCGTCGTCGATGTTCACGCAGAAGTGGTCCTCGCCCACGAGGTCCACGACGTCGAGCGTTGTTGCCGCGGCGCTTGAAATGCTGGGTCGGCCCTCGGAAAGTTCCTTTTCCAGTAGCCTGTTCGGGTAGGTCTTGACCGATAGTGGGATCGACCTTTCAGACGCAGTAGCGCTCGAAAGGTCGATCTTCAGCGGAACCGTCCGTTGCAAAATGCGCTACTGCGGCGTGGGCCACTCCCGGCGGAAGGACGGATGCGAGCGCAACCATGTCGAGCTCTGCAAACTCCTCCCCAAGAGCCATGTCTCCTTCGGTCAGCCTTTTATTGGGGGTAAGGCTGCGACTAACCTATCTTTGTTATTTGATAGAATGCAAAAGGTCATATAAGCGCTTCAGTCTTTGTTTGGTTAGGATGGATACATGGAGTATGTTGAAATACTTGATTCCGATGCGTCTTTAGCGGGCTATTCAGCCATGTCTCATCTATTCAGGACTGTATCGCAACTATTAATTTCGGAATGCGTTGTATCTGGGATATGCAGGCACGGGGCGAAGTGTTGGGCAAATAGGATAAAGCTATGATTTCAACTAAGAAGATCGTCAATACACCTGTTAAAGTCGACTTCCATATCCATTCCGCCGCTTCCGCCCACAAGGACGGAGAAAAGGTCAAAGACGGAACGGCGGATAATACTAGTGTTCTTTTTAGCATGCTTGAAGAGAATCAAGTGAATATGGCCGCTATAACTGACCACGATATTTTCGACTACTCAGTATACAAGGCTTTGCGGGCTAAAACAAAAAATGCTGTCCATCTGCACCGAGTTCTGCCAGGCGTCGAGTTTACTGTTTCCTTCAAAACTGACAGAGGCGATAGGCCTGTCCATATTGTCACCTTGTTTGACGATACGAAGCAGGAACTTGTGCAATCCATCGCTAATGCGATTCCGCTCAAAAACGGAAAACCTGACTATGATATGAGCAATGCTTTCAGCGAAGACAAGTACTGGGGCATCATTCGCGCAATCGGTCTCGACATCGTTGCGATTGCCCACCAGAAAGCATCCCCTGGTTCGGACCGGAAAAGAAAAAACGATGCAAATAGCGTTGGTGACGCGCTCTTCAACGAGTTCCTCTTTGTTGAGTACTTCGAGGCTTACGAATACAAAAACCGTCGGAATGAGCTATTCAACAAAAATTACGCCTACTCGACAGACCAGCTTGAACAGCTACGATTCATTACGGGATCCGATTGTCACACTTGGAGTTCATACCCTGCATATGATGCCAGCTCTGACCCAGATCTTCCCTACTCCTACCTCAAGTGTTTGCCAACCTTCAAGGGCCTCGCTATGGCCGTGACAGACGTTTCTCGCATCAGGACTGTTCCGAGTTTCTTTAGCGGCTCTACAACAACGCTCGATGCAATTGAGCTGACCTTGAATGGTGCGGACGTAAGCATACCTTTATCGCCCGGAATAAACGCAATCATTGGCGACAACTCGATAGGCAAGTCTTCTCTGTTGAATGCCATAAATGGCTATCGAGAAATTGGGGCCACAGTTCAGAAAGGGCAGTCAAGGTACCTTGAGGAGTCGGGTCTTGTCCTGAAAACCACCATTCCGGAAGATTACCTTTTGCAGTTCGACGGGCAGGATGCTATCAGGAAGAGTTTTGAGGGCTTGAGTGTGGGCAAGGCTAAAAAGCAGCTCGAAAAGCATTTCCCGGATCCCGTGAACCCGGATTCGTTCAAGAGTTTTGCAATGAACCAGTTTAAGAAGTTTCATGCAGCCCTGAGAAAGTCGTGTAAGTACCAGGAGTCACTTGCAGCCCTAGGTGTATTCAAACTTCCTGAGCAACCGCCGTTGGGTGCACCTCAGAGTATAACCTTTGATAAAAGCGTCAAACTAGACGATGTCTCATGTCATAATGGGCTCGTCAATGATGTCAAGAATGCTCGTATCCAGCTTGGAGGTGTCATCGAGCTTCATGAAGAGGCCATCCTGAAAGAAGATGAGCCGGACTTTGAAGCTGCGATAGCCGCTCTGGATCGTATCGTAAAACGCCATCAAACCATCGTTGATGAAATAACCTTGGAAGCGCGCGTTGCCAACAAAGTGATTGAGGCTATAACTACTCGCGAGAACGAGCAGGATAAGGTCATTACCGATGCCCAGAAAGCGCAGGCTGAATTCTTGCGCGCTATTGACCGAGCCGGAAGCAGCCTTGCCAATGCGGTGATGAACGAACAGCGGCTTCTTAACTTCAGCTTCGACTTTAAGCCCCTAGAGATAACGCCTAACACTAACCCCGTTGGTGACTTACAATTCGTATGCAAACTTGGTATCGATGAGATAACGCCTGGTCTTTTATCCGAGCTTATCGATGGTCTTATTGGCAAGAGGAAGGACCTCGATACGCTCACTTCCAGCTATGAAAGCGTCAAGGATGCTATTAATAACTACCCAGAAAATGAGGACGATCCTCTTGTGGCGTTAGAGGCAAAATTTGAGGTGGCTCTGGACGCAAAGCTCAAGGCGGTTAAAACAATCAACCGCGAGGATGATGATGTATTCGACGAACTTTCGCGAGGGTACAACGCGCAGATGTATTTTAAACTTATGGCCGACCGAAATGTTGGAGACGGAATCTATATCGTCGATCAACCAGAAGACCAAATATCGCAGCGAGCTATAAAACAAACGGTACTCAAGGAGTTTCGCGATATTGCTGGTGCCCGCCAGGTTATACTCATCACGCATAATCCCCAATTTGTAGTGAATCTTGACGTCGACAACGTGATTTTTGTAGGCAAGAAGGATGGAAAGCTTTTTTTGAGGAGCGGCGCACTTGAGTACGAGTGCTCAGAATACGGCATACTGGAAACTGTTGCCGAGAACATTGAAGGTGGCTTAGAAACCATCCAGAGGAGGATGAAGCGATATGAAAAAGCAAGTTAACTTTGAAGACGCAGTCGAGGCGTATCGCTTCGAAGTCAGCAAGAGCACCCTTGCTTTTAACGCGGACAGTTTCTACAAATGCTTCTTTAAGGGTCTCGATGAAAAGCCGCTATACGAGCTTATTAAACCTCCGTCTGATCTGGATATAAAGGCAAAGCATGTCTTCGCTACGGTTGAGGCTATTTTCAAGAAGACTTGTGACTCGATTGACGAGAAATGGTTTGCGCCCGTTGGCGAACATGATGAAGACAAACCTGTGCCAGTCGAAAACATAAAATTGTAAGTATCTATTTGCAAGGGGCAAAGTGGCGTATTCGAGCCACCTAATTGTTCCGTCAACGAGTGCAAGAAACTTAAGGTTACCCTCCTCTAAAACGCAAAGGACAGGTGCTTTATCTGGGCATAAGATCGATATGTCAGTTCTGGTGGGTTTATTGCGCCCGATAAACGGTTGTGGTTGAGTTTTCTTCGGATAAGAATGACTTTCTAGCGGAGCTAAAAGAAGGCGATACAATCAAAACTACAGGATATAAATCACCGATTAAAAGTGGTAATAAGGAGAATATTATAGTGATACGTTCGATAACCCTCTAAGACTTGAAGAGGGATACACCCTCGAAAAGACGCCAATCACTATCAGAAGGGGCTTAGCGATGCAAATTGCATCACACCAAGTCTGCCTGACTATTGCGAGCCCCTTCCTATTTGGCTCCTCTGTTATCTGATTTCGTCGTTCTCTTACCACTGCAGTATTGCAGGATATTCGGATCACTCACCATTTCGGTTTTATAGATGCTCAGTTTGATAGTATCTTCATTTCGTTCTCGTATTGCATGGCAAAAACATGACGGCGATAAAGAACGCCCGCCTAAA is part of the Raoultibacter phocaeensis genome and harbors:
- a CDS encoding restriction endonuclease, with protein sequence MEFLYLAVLDDGEKFQFVSKDTMQHPLNFIERIAELRDEQSSIATKEGVSFSEVYGFFGHEKDVDVFRNVLLERSYGFSMNSVICGDPDDGSLFEPTTLEVLYGKSFEEFLDLCAPIASIVTPWSKASYLQMYDDEEEFALLIMTAGETYPGKNECLLSLQQFAEAWIEQEEPALFKHQIITTSFLLNSTRGKRIIAPFFNPREHEWELLLEGARRINLSGEGPLIGRQTDSSIVGRWTEVDIEQILMTPAYGYGIHILPYHIADEWISALLYCCAISFYIRKWSLNEARSIYRDFLETLKARLPYETSEAIVDEDIFLKSFLMSAEHAAKSLRGIEESSLTRRFALEMPYRVYQLNAIMPILRKNLPDAMTLPLESQAFSCERFCELLANCKASATSDKGIALENLVAYMLSAVEGWLLAGRRVKADDCEIDLCYVNASLNQNAWDMGTILLVECKNRVEITGVSVVRNLSFVMDAKGSRTGLIVSMSGFSKVATEQSTRLACQGKSMLLINGDDLNAIAGGIHPSVLVGRKYRTLQKEVEDDPGQLY